A genomic segment from Hydrogenobacter sp. encodes:
- a CDS encoding FAD-dependent oxidoreductase, whose protein sequence is MQQLIIIGGGPAGISASIYASRKKMDFLLLTREVGGQVIKAGEIENYLGYAMVDGIAFVEKMIEQMRKLDVEPVLDEVINVERTVDGFGVKTISGKYYEAKTILFCTGAEHRRLNVPGEKEYTGRGVSYCYTCDAPFFKDVDVVVIGGGNSGFEAAQQLTNYASQVYLVEISDKFVADEVLKEKVLSSRKVKPMLRHRILEIRGDVKGVKEVLLEDLEKRRIYSIKVEGVFVEIGLKPNSELAKDLGVLTTQREEIIIDCNNRTSEKGVYAAGDCTNIFAKQIITAAGEGAKALLSIYHDLTYGISSWI, encoded by the coding sequence ATGCAACAGCTGATAATAATTGGTGGAGGACCTGCAGGCATATCAGCAAGTATATATGCTTCAAGAAAGAAAATGGACTTTTTGCTTTTAACGCGAGAAGTGGGTGGACAGGTAATAAAAGCTGGAGAGATAGAAAATTATCTTGGGTACGCTATGGTGGATGGTATAGCCTTCGTAGAGAAGATGATAGAACAAATGCGAAAGCTCGATGTGGAACCTGTATTAGATGAAGTCATCAACGTAGAAAGGACTGTTGATGGCTTTGGGGTAAAAACGATCTCAGGTAAATATTACGAAGCAAAAACCATCCTTTTTTGTACAGGTGCGGAACACAGAAGATTAAACGTGCCGGGAGAGAAAGAATATACGGGAAGAGGAGTATCTTACTGTTACACATGTGATGCCCCCTTTTTTAAAGATGTAGATGTTGTGGTTATAGGAGGAGGAAACTCCGGATTTGAAGCTGCGCAACAACTCACCAATTACGCATCGCAGGTGTATCTCGTAGAGATATCTGATAAGTTTGTCGCTGACGAGGTTCTAAAGGAAAAAGTGCTTTCAAGCCGTAAGGTTAAACCTATGTTGAGGCACAGGATTTTGGAAATAAGGGGTGATGTAAAGGGTGTGAAGGAGGTCCTTTTGGAAGATCTTGAAAAAAGAAGAATATACAGCATTAAGGTAGAAGGTGTGTTTGTAGAGATCGGCTTAAAGCCAAACTCTGAGTTAGCCAAAGATCTTGGAGTTTTAACTACCCAAAGAGAGGAGATCATAATAGATTGTAATAACAGGACATCAGAAAAGGGTGTGTACGCAGCTGGGGATTGCACCAATATTTTCGCAAAACAGATCATAACCGCTGCAGGAGAAGGAGCTAAAGCCCTCTTATCTATTTATCATGACCTTACTTACGGAATAAGTTCGTGGATTTAA
- a CDS encoding gluconokinase: MEMLNTLAKELNAKVVQTHASWVLILEDVVYKIKKPVNFGFLDYSTLEKRRENCEKEVLLNKRLCENIYLGVVPISYVFGSFRIEDESNVVEYAVKMKRIPQERLLLNMLDNVSEEDMKRIARRIAIFHSMAERKDEFGKLEVIKYNTDENFEQTQKYVGITIDEADYRFIKEKTEAFYKKYTHLFEKRIKDGKIRDGHGDIRLEHVALLEEGICVFDCIEFNERFRCGDVINDMCFLSMELDFYGRKNLSLAYEEEYKRLSMDEEFDIFLPFFKCYRAYVRGKVNSFLLDDPYYPSKESATVLAKKLFKLSTFYAQLIPT, encoded by the coding sequence ATGGAGATGCTAAATACACTTGCAAAGGAACTCAACGCTAAGGTTGTTCAAACGCACGCAAGCTGGGTACTTATTTTGGAAGACGTGGTCTATAAAATAAAAAAGCCTGTTAATTTTGGTTTTCTCGATTATTCTACACTTGAGAAGAGAAGAGAAAACTGCGAGAAAGAGGTACTTTTGAATAAGAGGCTTTGCGAAAACATCTACTTAGGTGTCGTGCCTATAAGCTATGTATTCGGTTCTTTTCGTATAGAAGATGAAAGTAATGTGGTGGAATATGCGGTAAAGATGAAAAGGATACCCCAAGAGAGGCTATTGTTAAATATGCTTGACAATGTATCAGAAGAGGATATGAAAAGGATAGCAAGACGCATAGCTATATTCCATTCTATGGCTGAAAGGAAGGACGAATTTGGAAAACTTGAGGTTATAAAGTACAATACAGACGAAAATTTTGAACAAACGCAAAAGTATGTTGGAATAACTATAGATGAAGCAGACTACAGATTCATAAAGGAAAAAACGGAAGCTTTCTATAAAAAATACACTCATCTATTTGAAAAAAGGATAAAAGACGGTAAGATAAGGGATGGACATGGGGATATTAGGCTTGAGCATGTAGCACTTTTGGAAGAAGGTATATGCGTGTTTGATTGTATAGAGTTTAACGAACGTTTTAGATGTGGTGATGTTATAAACGACATGTGTTTTCTCTCTATGGAGCTTGACTTTTATGGTAGGAAAAATTTATCCCTGGCTTATGAAGAAGAATACAAGAGGCTTTCAATGGATGAAGAATTTGACATATTCTTACCTTTCTTTAAGTGTTACAGAGCTTATGTTAGAGGAAAAGTAAACAGTTTCCTCTTGGACGATCCCTATTACCCATCAAAAGAATCGGCTACTGTCTTGGCAAAAAAACTCTTTAAGCTGAGCACTTTTTATGCACAGCTCATACCTACTTGA
- the gspG gene encoding type II secretion system major pseudopilin GspG has product MKRGFTLIEILIVVIIIGLLAALVAPRLVGKLTESKEKIARQQIAMLSTAVDLFRADVGRYPTTQEGLEALIKKPEGIPDNLWKGPYVKGNKLPLDPWGNPYHYFGPDDPKTKEKGVDYLIISYGSDGKEGGEGEAKDISNAD; this is encoded by the coding sequence ATGAAAAGGGGTTTTACTTTAATTGAAATACTCATAGTGGTCATTATAATAGGGCTTCTTGCCGCTCTGGTAGCTCCGAGATTGGTAGGTAAACTCACCGAGTCAAAAGAGAAGATAGCAAGGCAACAAATAGCTATGCTTTCAACCGCTGTTGATCTGTTTAGGGCTGATGTAGGTAGATACCCAACAACTCAGGAAGGATTGGAAGCTCTCATAAAGAAGCCTGAAGGTATTCCCGATAATCTCTGGAAAGGTCCGTACGTTAAGGGCAACAAGCTACCACTTGATCCGTGGGGGAATCCTTACCACTACTTTGGTCCAGACGATCCAAAGACTAAAGAAAAAGGCGTAGATTATCTTATCATTTCTTACGGTTCTGACGGTAAAGAAGGGGGAGAAGGAGAAGCAAAGGATATATCAAACGCAGATTAA
- a CDS encoding glycosyltransferase gives MKSAIVHDWLVSYGGAEIVLEEIYRLYPSPIYTLLCNGTGSLKEPLKNAEIYTSFIQKLPFSKKYYRYYLPLFPLAVEQFDLSQYDVIISSSHAVAKGVLRHSRQVHICYCHTPIRYAWDLYHQYIRQLRLDRGVRGFLAKIFLHYIRMWDYASSQRVDHFIANSLSVAERIRKIYGRSAEVIYPPIDVEFFNVSKDREDYYITVSRLVPYKRIDIIVSTFSSIKDRKLLVIGDGPDYERLKKDASKNVEFLGYVNREELKLYLMKAKAFIYMAEEDFGMAMVEAQACGVPVIAYGRGGANEVVVDRKTGILFWEQSQTELLRAIKDFERSESKFSPEVIRLNAERFRREVFREKFKAFVENSLSSPPQRS, from the coding sequence ATGAAAAGTGCTATAGTTCATGACTGGCTTGTATCGTACGGTGGTGCTGAAATAGTGCTTGAGGAAATATACAGACTTTACCCATCGCCTATATACACGCTTTTGTGTAACGGCACGGGATCTCTTAAAGAACCCCTAAAAAATGCCGAAATTTACACATCCTTCATACAAAAGCTCCCTTTCTCAAAAAAGTACTACAGATACTACCTTCCTCTTTTTCCTCTCGCGGTGGAGCAATTTGATCTCTCGCAATACGATGTTATAATATCTTCCTCGCACGCTGTAGCTAAAGGTGTTCTCAGGCACTCCCGACAAGTTCATATATGTTACTGTCACACACCTATAAGATACGCGTGGGATCTGTATCATCAGTACATCAGACAGCTGCGCCTTGACAGAGGTGTGAGAGGTTTTCTTGCCAAGATTTTCCTTCACTATATAAGGATGTGGGATTATGCGAGTTCACAGAGAGTTGATCACTTCATAGCTAATTCGCTATCTGTAGCAGAGCGCATAAGGAAAATCTATGGGAGGAGCGCTGAAGTTATATACCCACCTATTGATGTAGAATTCTTCAATGTAAGTAAAGACAGGGAAGATTATTACATAACAGTGTCAAGGCTTGTGCCTTACAAGAGGATTGATATTATAGTGAGTACTTTTTCCTCCATAAAAGATAGGAAACTTCTCGTAATAGGGGATGGACCAGATTACGAAAGACTAAAAAAAGATGCCAGCAAGAACGTAGAATTTCTCGGTTATGTGAATAGAGAAGAGCTTAAGTTATACCTGATGAAAGCGAAAGCATTTATTTATATGGCTGAAGAGGATTTTGGTATGGCTATGGTAGAAGCTCAAGCTTGCGGTGTACCTGTTATAGCTTACGGACGAGGTGGTGCAAATGAGGTGGTTGTAGATAGAAAAACGGGGATACTTTTTTGGGAACAAAGCCAAACTGAACTTCTGAGAGCTATAAAAGATTTTGAAAGATCGGAAAGCAAATTTTCGCCTGAGGTAATAAGACTTAATGCAGAAAGGTTCAGGAGAGAAGTTTTCAGGGAAAAATTTAAAGCTTTTGTTGAAAATTCCCTTTCATCACCTCCTCAAAGATCTTGA
- the leuA gene encoding 2-isopropylmalate synthase, with translation MDKVYIFDTTLRDGEQAPGFSMTTEEKLQMAYQLSKLGVDIIEAGFAAASKGDFESVKLISEEIDGPVVCSLARALEKDIELAGEALKHAKRKRIHTFIATSEIHMKYKLRMSPEDVLDRAKRAVRYARRFTDEVEFSCEDATRSQREFLYRVIETAIKAGANVINIPDTVGYALPEEFAKLIEDIKNNVPNIDKAIISVHCHDDLGLAVANSLMAVKHGARQVECTINGIGERAGNAALEEIVMALKVRKDFFEGLYTEVKTKEIYKTSRLLCRITGSFVQPNKAVVGDNAFAHESGIHQHGVLAHPLTYEIMNPEDVGFPSTRIILGKHSGRHALKRRLSQLGFNFSDEDIDRIFEKFKSLADKKKEVYDEDIEALIYEEFLKVEEEEPIKVMHYQVQTGDNLLPTATVILTFKGEERTATSTGNGPVDAVIKAIQKALGLEPKLLDFSIKALTPNTDAQAEARLVIELDDLKASGRGVDTDIIKASVSGFVDALNRVMMRRSYILSKGRVREEGTI, from the coding sequence ATGGACAAAGTATATATCTTTGATACAACTCTGAGGGACGGAGAACAAGCTCCTGGATTTTCCATGACAACTGAGGAAAAACTCCAGATGGCTTATCAACTCTCAAAACTCGGTGTAGATATTATAGAGGCAGGCTTTGCAGCTGCATCCAAGGGAGATTTTGAAAGCGTCAAACTTATATCTGAAGAAATTGACGGTCCTGTAGTATGTTCGCTTGCGAGAGCTTTGGAAAAGGATATAGAGCTTGCAGGTGAAGCTCTAAAACATGCAAAGCGAAAAAGGATACACACCTTCATAGCTACGTCCGAAATACACATGAAATACAAACTTCGCATGTCTCCAGAAGATGTTCTTGATAGAGCAAAAAGGGCTGTAAGGTACGCAAGGAGATTTACTGACGAAGTTGAATTTTCTTGTGAAGATGCTACGAGAAGTCAGCGGGAGTTCCTATACAGAGTTATAGAAACCGCTATAAAAGCTGGAGCGAACGTTATAAACATACCTGATACGGTAGGTTATGCATTACCTGAGGAGTTTGCAAAACTCATAGAGGACATAAAAAACAACGTACCGAACATAGATAAAGCTATCATCAGCGTACATTGTCATGATGATCTGGGTTTAGCTGTAGCTAACTCCCTTATGGCTGTAAAGCACGGTGCAAGACAGGTGGAGTGTACGATAAACGGTATAGGTGAAAGAGCGGGGAACGCTGCTCTTGAAGAGATAGTTATGGCTCTTAAAGTACGCAAAGACTTTTTTGAAGGATTATACACTGAAGTAAAAACTAAGGAGATATACAAAACGAGTAGGCTACTATGTAGGATCACTGGATCTTTCGTTCAACCTAACAAAGCTGTAGTTGGGGATAATGCCTTTGCTCATGAATCTGGTATACATCAGCACGGTGTTTTGGCACATCCGCTTACTTACGAAATAATGAATCCGGAAGACGTTGGTTTTCCATCTACAAGAATAATACTCGGCAAACACTCTGGAAGGCACGCGCTTAAACGTAGGTTAAGCCAACTTGGATTTAATTTCAGCGATGAAGATATAGACAGAATCTTTGAAAAGTTCAAAAGTCTTGCTGACAAAAAGAAAGAGGTTTACGATGAAGACATTGAAGCGCTCATATATGAAGAGTTCCTGAAGGTGGAAGAGGAAGAACCCATAAAGGTCATGCACTATCAGGTTCAAACTGGTGACAACCTTCTTCCTACAGCTACAGTCATACTTACCTTCAAGGGTGAGGAAAGAACCGCAACTTCTACAGGAAACGGTCCTGTGGATGCTGTAATAAAAGCTATACAGAAAGCTCTCGGGCTTGAACCCAAACTTCTTGACTTTTCCATAAAAGCCTTAACTCCAAATACTGATGCACAGGCTGAGGCGAGACTTGTTATAGAGCTTGATGATTTAAAAGCTTCCGGTAGAGGTGTGGATACGGATATAATAAAGGCAAGTGTAAGCGGATTTGTGGATGCTCTAAATAGGGTGATGATGAGAAGGAGCTACATACTTTCTAAGGGGAGGGTAAGAGAAGAAGGAACGATCTAA
- a CDS encoding glycosyltransferase family 1 protein, producing MKLFINATHFYDKPSGLGVYTQNLVRALLKRYSNVKVFTGNRNIEVSDLHSLVITPRCINPRKGTFGHLLRLLWEHSFLWINTIKERPDILFSTVHEGIALPIIKTKQIITIHDLIALRFPHYFKRLKYYFTYFLPAIVENSYAIVCVSESTKKDLLTYYKPDKQIYVVYPGYDKRIFFPRKREKFKSFGRYILFVGDMRPHKNLERLIQAISKLRHLNFKLLIAGKKDERFYPALEKIVKDHRIENRIVFLDYVPLEELPHIYSCAEAFVFPSLYEGFGLPLIESMACGCPVITSDIPPIREVCGDSVYYVDPYDTESIAGAIYRILTDPLLRENLRIRGIDRAKAFSWERSADEHVKIFEEVMKGNFQQKL from the coding sequence ATGAAGCTCTTTATAAACGCAACTCACTTTTACGATAAACCAAGCGGTTTAGGAGTTTATACACAGAACTTAGTAAGAGCTTTGCTTAAAAGATACAGCAACGTAAAAGTTTTTACTGGTAATAGGAATATAGAGGTATCTGATCTTCACTCCTTAGTAATAACACCACGATGTATAAATCCAAGAAAAGGTACGTTCGGTCATCTTTTGCGCCTTTTATGGGAGCACAGTTTTCTTTGGATAAATACAATAAAAGAAAGACCCGATATACTGTTTTCAACCGTTCATGAAGGTATCGCACTTCCAATAATTAAGACAAAACAGATAATCACAATACACGACCTAATTGCTCTAAGATTTCCTCACTACTTTAAGAGATTAAAGTATTACTTTACCTATTTTCTGCCAGCAATTGTAGAAAATTCTTATGCAATTGTATGCGTATCAGAAAGCACGAAAAAAGACTTACTTACCTATTACAAACCAGATAAACAGATCTATGTTGTGTACCCAGGTTATGATAAAAGGATCTTCTTCCCAAGAAAGAGGGAAAAATTTAAGAGTTTTGGTAGATATATACTTTTCGTAGGAGATATGAGACCTCACAAAAATCTTGAGAGATTGATCCAAGCCATAAGCAAGTTAAGGCATCTGAATTTTAAACTGCTGATAGCTGGTAAGAAAGATGAGCGTTTTTATCCTGCGCTGGAAAAAATAGTTAAAGATCACAGGATAGAGAATAGGATCGTATTTTTGGATTACGTGCCACTTGAAGAACTACCACACATTTACTCATGCGCTGAAGCCTTTGTATTTCCATCCCTTTACGAAGGTTTTGGTCTTCCATTGATTGAATCTATGGCTTGTGGTTGTCCTGTTATAACTTCAGATATTCCACCCATCAGGGAGGTATGCGGTGATAGTGTCTACTATGTGGACCCTTACGATACGGAAAGTATAGCGGGCGCAATTTATCGCATACTCACTGATCCCCTACTAAGAGAAAATCTCCGTATTAGAGGAATAGATCGTGCAAAAGCCTTCTCTTGGGAGAGATCGGCCGATGAGCATGTCAAGATCTTTGAGGAGGTGATGAAAGGGAATTTTCAACAAAAGCTTTAA